A genomic region of Ensifer adhaerens contains the following coding sequences:
- a CDS encoding AraC family transcriptional regulator — protein MQTISQEQAIDDTPIEGGERTRFWRDARFMGMECLTATFITHEFAPHAHETFSIGAIEAGSQISKIKGERSEAGPGDFYLINPDEIHDGHPGGSGYRYRMVYPSADLLVNIIEDVTGRAFRGTPSFSKRVLQDPDLALSFHQAHRTLELAGGTLEAEERMFGVLAAMFERHGSTIITPIETREQSAVHRARDFLTENYADDVGLEELAKVAGLSRAHLIRAFRKEFHITPHAFLTDKRVRAAKTLLRHGWSAVDAAYQCGFADQAHFSRHFKARTGVTPGAFRAG, from the coding sequence ATGCAGACGATTTCGCAGGAACAGGCCATCGATGACACGCCGATTGAGGGCGGCGAGCGTACACGCTTCTGGCGGGACGCTCGTTTCATGGGGATGGAATGCCTGACGGCGACCTTCATCACCCATGAATTCGCGCCGCATGCACACGAGACCTTCAGCATTGGCGCCATTGAGGCGGGTTCACAGATCAGCAAGATCAAGGGCGAGCGCTCGGAAGCTGGTCCCGGGGACTTTTACCTGATCAATCCCGACGAAATCCACGACGGTCACCCCGGCGGCAGCGGCTACCGTTACCGCATGGTCTATCCGAGCGCCGATCTGCTGGTGAATATCATAGAGGATGTGACCGGTCGCGCCTTCAGGGGAACGCCGTCGTTCTCGAAGCGTGTTCTGCAGGACCCGGACCTCGCCTTGTCCTTTCATCAGGCGCACCGAACGCTTGAGCTGGCCGGCGGCACGCTCGAGGCCGAAGAAAGAATGTTCGGTGTGCTTGCGGCGATGTTCGAAAGGCACGGCAGTACGATCATCACTCCGATCGAGACGCGCGAGCAGTCCGCCGTGCATCGGGCCCGGGATTTCCTCACCGAGAACTACGCCGACGATGTCGGGCTCGAGGAACTCGCCAAGGTCGCAGGGCTCAGTCGCGCACATCTGATCCGCGCCTTCCGCAAGGAATTCCATATCACGCCGCATGCCTTCCTCACCGACAAGCGCGTTCGTGCTGCCAAGACCTTGCTCAGGCATGGCTGGTCGGCGGTGGATGCCGCCTATCAGTGCGGTTTCGCCGACCAGGCGCATTTCAGCCGCCATTTCAAAGCCCGCACCGGCGTGACACCCGGGGCCTTCCGCGCCGGCTGA
- the alr gene encoding alanine racemase — protein sequence MLPPEFLSASNRLTIDLRALADNWRAMNARSGKARASAVLKADAYGLGIDQAAPALYAAGARDFFVANAEEGEELRPLVPEGRIYILAGMWPGNEEFFFDNDLVPVINSDEQLAVFMAALSERGDYPCVLHIDTGMNRLGLTVEAAVALANDPARPASFSPVLIMSHLACADEPQHPLNAYQLGRFREATAAYEGVDASLANSGGVFLGPDYHFDLTRPGIAVYGGEAVNDIANPMTPVVTAEARIIQIREVAAGGTASYGASARFDRDSRIATVAVGYADGYHRSVSGGGVTLRQATPSGAFGFLHGKRVPHVGRVTMDLSLFDVTDLPTDAARPGDYIELFGRNIAIDDVARAGGTIGYELLTSLGRRYIRNYVGAV from the coding sequence ATGCTCCCCCCAGAATTCCTCTCCGCTTCCAACCGCCTCACGATCGATCTGCGCGCGCTTGCCGATAACTGGCGGGCGATGAATGCGCGCTCGGGCAAGGCACGGGCGTCGGCGGTCCTCAAAGCGGACGCCTATGGCCTCGGCATCGATCAAGCAGCCCCTGCCCTCTATGCTGCCGGTGCGCGCGACTTCTTCGTGGCCAATGCCGAGGAAGGCGAGGAACTGCGGCCGCTCGTTCCGGAGGGGCGCATCTACATTCTCGCGGGCATGTGGCCGGGAAACGAAGAGTTCTTCTTCGACAACGACCTGGTGCCCGTCATCAATTCCGATGAGCAGCTTGCCGTGTTCATGGCAGCACTTTCCGAGCGCGGCGACTACCCCTGCGTCCTGCATATCGATACCGGTATGAACCGGTTGGGCCTGACGGTCGAGGCAGCGGTGGCGCTTGCCAACGACCCGGCGCGACCCGCAAGCTTCTCTCCCGTGCTGATCATGAGCCACCTCGCCTGTGCCGACGAACCGCAGCATCCGCTGAACGCCTACCAGCTCGGGCGATTCCGCGAAGCGACGGCCGCCTATGAAGGCGTCGATGCCAGCCTTGCCAATTCCGGCGGTGTGTTCCTCGGGCCCGACTATCACTTCGATCTCACCCGACCGGGCATCGCCGTCTATGGCGGCGAAGCGGTCAACGACATCGCCAACCCGATGACCCCGGTCGTGACCGCCGAGGCACGGATCATTCAGATCCGCGAGGTCGCGGCTGGCGGCACGGCGAGCTACGGCGCTTCCGCCCGCTTCGACAGGGACAGTCGCATCGCCACCGTGGCGGTCGGTTACGCCGATGGCTACCATCGCTCGGTCTCCGGCGGCGGCGTGACTCTGCGGCAGGCAACGCCATCGGGGGCATTCGGTTTCCTGCACGGCAAGCGCGTGCCGCATGTGGGTCGCGTCACCATGGACCTCAGCCTCTTCGACGTCACCGACCTACCGACAGATGCGGCGCGGCCGGGCGATTACATCGAGCTCTTCGGCCGCAACATCGCCATCGACGACGTGGCGCGCGCCGGCGGGACGATCGGCTATGAGTTGCTGACCAGCCTCGGGCGTCGGTACATCAGGAACTATGTCGGCGCCGTCTGA